A window from Leptospira meyeri encodes these proteins:
- a CDS encoding HD family phosphohydrolase, giving the protein MPVTKSSDSKFIITDDPFFEGKIADYSKKIKAKVLTLNELDQIESDSNGRIAKVLFYISRYELESKHHEIHQFLKNHPTIMSNFIVRAPIDYTGYIALNIEEDLFFTNVPDDAPLIFLVKALANAFTSLQMVVDKFELQKRINVSTNEISKLTKIGISLANEKDFTKLLRDILNSAREISNSDSGSLYLVEKDERGNPRNLRFKISALDLNSDEFILPINKKSIAGYVAFTGKQLNIPNVYELSGKEEYKFNSDFDKMSNYYSKSMLVVPMKDHHDEVVGVIQLINRKKNFQTKLSLEEMKTNSILEYDKYSEELVMAVAGQAAVAIQNNNLVHDIETLFEGFVTASVSAIESRDPTTSGHSFRVAQYTVGLAESVNEIQTGRFKDVHFNESQVKEIRYASLLHDFGKVGVREKVLVKAKKLEDYELDLIRWRFQFILKDVEAKLAQKKIEYLKKHGNNGYAEFERSIHLEYTLEKEKLEEMVRVISESNEPSILEEGNSNFLEEISKMSYHTTDGSQLNLLMPKEFNFLSIRRGSLDFDERREIESHVEHTFQFLSKIPWTRELKMVPAIAHGHHEKLNGSGYPRGLSAVEIPVQAKMMAIADIFDALTDQDRPYKKAVPLERAFDILKMEVRDQHIDGDLLDIFIGSQSYEKILHKR; this is encoded by the coding sequence ATGCCTGTGACCAAATCTTCGGATTCGAAATTCATCATAACGGACGATCCTTTTTTTGAAGGCAAAATTGCCGATTATTCCAAAAAAATCAAAGCCAAGGTTTTGACCTTAAATGAGTTAGATCAAATTGAATCTGACTCAAACGGTCGCATCGCCAAAGTATTATTTTATATCTCAAGGTATGAGTTGGAATCCAAACACCATGAGATCCATCAATTTTTGAAGAACCATCCCACTATCATGTCGAACTTTATAGTGCGAGCTCCCATTGATTATACTGGATACATAGCTTTAAATATAGAAGAGGATTTGTTTTTTACCAATGTTCCTGATGATGCTCCCCTTATCTTTTTAGTTAAGGCACTTGCGAATGCTTTCACTAGTCTCCAGATGGTTGTAGATAAATTTGAACTTCAAAAACGAATTAATGTTTCTACAAATGAAATTTCTAAACTAACGAAAATTGGGATTAGTCTTGCGAACGAAAAAGATTTTACGAAACTTCTTCGTGATATTTTGAATTCAGCGCGGGAAATTTCCAATTCTGATTCTGGTTCTTTGTATCTAGTAGAAAAAGATGAAAGGGGAAATCCTCGCAATCTTAGATTCAAAATTTCTGCATTAGATTTGAATTCCGATGAATTTATTTTACCCATCAACAAAAAGAGCATTGCAGGTTATGTAGCTTTTACTGGAAAACAACTTAATATTCCAAATGTGTACGAATTGTCCGGAAAGGAAGAGTATAAGTTTAACAGTGATTTTGATAAAATGAGTAATTATTATTCGAAATCAATGTTAGTTGTTCCTATGAAAGACCACCACGATGAAGTGGTGGGAGTCATTCAGCTCATCAATCGGAAAAAAAATTTCCAAACCAAGTTGTCATTAGAGGAAATGAAAACCAATTCCATTTTGGAATATGATAAGTATTCGGAAGAATTGGTGATGGCTGTGGCAGGGCAAGCGGCAGTTGCAATTCAAAATAACAACTTGGTTCATGACATTGAAACCTTGTTTGAAGGATTTGTCACAGCGAGTGTATCTGCCATTGAATCCAGGGATCCAACCACTTCCGGTCATTCGTTCCGAGTGGCTCAATACACTGTCGGACTTGCTGAGTCAGTAAACGAGATTCAAACAGGTCGATTCAAAGATGTACATTTTAATGAGTCTCAGGTAAAAGAAATTCGTTATGCTTCTCTTCTTCATGATTTTGGAAAGGTTGGAGTTCGGGAAAAGGTTCTTGTTAAAGCCAAAAAACTAGAAGATTATGAGTTGGATTTAATTCGATGGCGTTTCCAATTTATTTTAAAAGATGTCGAAGCCAAACTGGCTCAAAAAAAAATCGAATACTTAAAGAAACATGGAAACAATGGTTATGCTGAATTCGAGAGATCCATACATTTGGAATACACTTTAGAAAAAGAAAAACTAGAAGAGATGGTTCGAGTGATTTCTGAATCCAATGAACCTTCTATTTTAGAAGAAGGTAATTCTAACTTTTTGGAGGAGATTTCAAAGATGAGTTATCATACCACCGATGGAAGCCAACTAAATCTCCTCATGCCAAAAGAATTTAATTTTTTATCAATTCGTCGTGGTTCTTTGGACTTTGACGAAAGGAGAGAAATTGAATCTCATGTGGAACATACGTTTCAATTTTTATCAAAAATACCTTGGACAAGAGAACTGAAAATGGTTCCTGCCATTGCGCACGGGCATCATGAAAAATTAAATGGATCGGGGTATCCACGAGGATTGTCTGCAGTTGAGATTCCAGTCCAAGCCAAAATGATGGCCATTGCTGATATCTTTGATGCACTGACAGACCAAGACCGCCCTTACAAAAAAGCAGTGCCATTAGAGCGTGCTTTTGATATATTAAAGATGGAAGTCCGAGACCAACACATTGATGGGGATCTATTGGATATCTTTATCGGTAGTCAATCCTATGAAAAAATTCTGCACAAACGATAA
- the flgE gene encoding flagellar hook protein FlgE, whose product MMRSLYSGVSGLKNHQVRMDVIGNNISNVNTHGFKTERVTFQDMISQELQGASEPNERIGGTNPKQVGLGSLIAAIDKIMTQGALQTTGKNTDVAVSGEGFFVVKDGDKQFYTRAGAFNVDKNGFYVNPANGLKVQGWNSRLDDAGNKYINSAGSLEDIMIPLYSKEPARATQNVDFQSNLNASVAAVPSDATEEDIQRYINDPDPRQRRGHVTSINVYDELGNTRQMGVEFYKMRENVWKMRFKLEDASQVSVDVSGTGGENTKVSGNQELEVSFTPDGKIISVSDGVDSQTTGKLKADISFRIPGNPTAQKFSLNLGEAGLVGGITQFSSDFTTKAVKQDGYPMGYMESFSIDNTGTVTGVFSNGVRQPLARIALANFTNPAGLNKEGDTMYSYSLNSGDANIGEAGSQGRGKINAGLLEMSNVDLSDQFTDMIVTQRGFQANSRTIVTSDQMIQEVLGLKR is encoded by the coding sequence ATGATGAGATCACTTTACTCCGGAGTTTCCGGATTGAAAAACCACCAAGTAAGAATGGATGTTATTGGTAACAACATCTCCAACGTGAACACACACGGATTTAAAACGGAGCGAGTTACCTTCCAAGATATGATCTCCCAAGAGTTACAAGGTGCTTCTGAACCAAATGAAAGGATCGGGGGAACAAACCCGAAACAAGTCGGTCTTGGTTCTCTCATCGCTGCAATAGATAAAATTATGACTCAAGGTGCTTTACAAACCACAGGAAAGAACACAGATGTTGCCGTTTCTGGAGAAGGTTTCTTTGTTGTAAAAGATGGAGACAAACAATTTTATACTCGCGCCGGTGCTTTCAACGTAGATAAAAACGGATTTTATGTAAACCCTGCGAACGGATTAAAAGTACAAGGTTGGAATTCTCGTTTGGATGATGCCGGAAACAAATACATCAACTCTGCGGGATCTTTGGAAGACATCATGATTCCTCTTTATTCCAAAGAACCAGCTCGTGCGACTCAAAATGTAGATTTTCAATCCAACCTCAATGCAAGTGTTGCGGCAGTTCCTTCTGATGCAACCGAAGAAGACATCCAACGTTATATCAATGATCCAGACCCTCGTCAAAGAAGAGGCCATGTAACATCAATTAATGTTTATGATGAACTTGGAAACACTCGCCAAATGGGAGTGGAATTTTACAAAATGAGAGAAAACGTATGGAAGATGCGTTTCAAATTGGAAGATGCAAGCCAAGTTTCTGTCGACGTAAGTGGAACGGGTGGAGAGAACACAAAAGTTTCAGGAAACCAAGAACTAGAAGTATCTTTCACGCCAGACGGAAAAATCATCTCCGTTTCTGACGGTGTGGATTCTCAAACCACAGGAAAACTAAAAGCAGATATTTCCTTCCGCATTCCAGGAAATCCAACAGCTCAAAAATTCAGTTTGAATTTAGGAGAAGCTGGTCTTGTGGGTGGAATCACCCAGTTTTCATCTGATTTTACAACAAAAGCTGTGAAACAAGATGGATATCCGATGGGATATATGGAATCTTTTTCCATCGACAACACAGGAACTGTGACAGGAGTATTTTCCAATGGAGTGCGCCAACCACTCGCAAGGATTGCTCTTGCGAACTTTACAAACCCAGCTGGTCTCAATAAAGAAGGGGACACAATGTATAGTTACTCTTTAAACTCTGGAGATGCAAACATTGGTGAGGCAGGAAGCCAAGGTCGTGGAAAAATCAATGCAGGACTCCTTGAGATGTCAAACGTTGACCTCTCTGATCAGTTTACCGATATGATCGTGACCCAAAGGGGATTCCAAGCCAACTCGCGGACCATTGTGACTTCTGACCAAATGATCCAAGAAGTTCTAGGTCTCAAACGATAA
- a CDS encoding tetratricopeptide repeat protein, translating to MSRFQKNTLLTFSLLAFVAYAPLYYSIRNAIKKETLPVTYESPDSVSYFSLGDWEVTGKESDPKTLRILSELIDFEFQKVTGGVYLGKNNSLSSAKKQRTNFVLLGAFEWKEKGIEFTPRLSSVEQKSTYSGKSVFLPYEERGKLVSVIYRSLAHLLDETIRLHRLMKRSPEWKFPSADEFLSESEFVRLSEYDPTLSYEEKNSFLKSLEFPSEYLQFLKIGISLEKKSEDSFKEIWRNVDGNSNLSAYTKFYAAKYIAEFYFLKKEFSKTIEYANAAKKERESLKTVIHSDYADTISLLGKALVLDGKKEEAVYYLTSAKKLYETLGLLLDPVSVENSYFYGLLLYDLAQPELASYELSSIRGEFSNGLDQVYLDFNLAKVYYDLSRYDAALSLLKDQRQIIMDESLANHDIALYSYNLYAATLYKSGKWSIAKSVWESIVNAKSIYGIEEKPYHRFALFNLAVLSKLRNNPEQTETYYKQYVRLSPYGQIVDLPSVDRFEIGKSIYPYTWDKPNPNSFTELEERTIRSYTGRYLFNGQDEEIRARTYENRLEDTNLFLDDLLNTKAFLSKPMSALRKTLFGDLKRFEKGNQIVFFDIGPALNHPEYPGVTSLAVAKHFSGMEVVLWELPGEVDLFLKKVKPELKDRLYSFPNIRILSGDGVGEFQSVYADPKNWILRNRPIPNLKGKTIIIRAANSIDIYEPYTKILPHFLNIGSELKANPILYFFNRSILLKPAGKEKFILIGNQSIRGFHHNFQSLDRNGEPPYSILPFTVSEEVNQ from the coding sequence TTGTCTCGCTTTCAAAAAAATACCCTTCTTACTTTTTCCCTTCTGGCATTTGTCGCCTATGCTCCGTTATATTATTCTATTCGGAACGCGATCAAAAAAGAAACCTTACCGGTGACATATGAATCGCCTGACTCAGTTTCCTATTTTAGTTTAGGGGATTGGGAGGTTACCGGAAAAGAATCCGATCCCAAAACTCTTAGGATCCTTTCCGAACTCATTGATTTTGAATTCCAAAAAGTCACTGGGGGAGTTTATCTCGGAAAAAATAACTCTCTCTCCTCGGCAAAAAAACAAAGGACCAATTTTGTTTTGTTGGGCGCATTCGAATGGAAAGAAAAGGGGATAGAATTCACTCCCCGATTGAGTTCCGTTGAACAAAAATCCACTTATTCGGGTAAATCCGTTTTTCTCCCTTATGAAGAACGTGGGAAATTGGTTTCTGTCATTTACCGGTCACTTGCTCATCTTTTAGATGAAACCATTCGGTTGCATCGTTTGATGAAGCGGTCTCCTGAATGGAAATTTCCTTCCGCGGATGAATTTCTTTCCGAATCAGAGTTTGTCAGGTTATCGGAATACGATCCTACATTGTCCTATGAAGAAAAAAACTCATTTCTCAAGTCTTTAGAGTTTCCTTCTGAATATTTGCAATTCTTAAAGATTGGGATCAGTTTAGAAAAAAAGTCGGAGGATTCATTCAAAGAGATTTGGCGTAACGTTGACGGAAATTCCAATCTTTCCGCCTATACGAAGTTTTACGCTGCCAAATACATTGCGGAGTTCTATTTCTTAAAAAAAGAATTTAGTAAAACTATTGAATATGCAAATGCCGCAAAAAAAGAAAGAGAATCTCTGAAAACCGTAATTCATAGTGATTATGCTGATACCATTTCTTTGTTAGGAAAAGCTCTGGTTCTTGACGGAAAAAAAGAAGAAGCTGTATATTATTTAACTTCAGCAAAAAAACTTTATGAAACATTGGGTCTGCTCTTAGATCCAGTTTCTGTGGAAAATTCCTATTTTTACGGTCTTCTTCTTTATGATCTCGCACAACCCGAACTTGCATCCTATGAATTGTCCTCCATTCGAGGAGAGTTTTCAAATGGATTGGATCAAGTTTATTTGGATTTTAATTTGGCAAAGGTATATTATGATTTAAGCAGATACGATGCCGCCTTGTCTTTGTTAAAAGACCAGAGGCAAATTATTATGGATGAAAGTTTAGCCAATCACGACATCGCTTTGTATTCCTATAATTTATATGCGGCTACTCTTTACAAGTCTGGGAAATGGAGCATCGCAAAATCAGTTTGGGAATCAATTGTGAATGCCAAATCTATATATGGAATAGAAGAAAAACCTTATCATCGGTTTGCCCTTTTTAACTTGGCAGTTCTTTCTAAACTCCGAAACAATCCAGAACAAACAGAAACTTATTACAAACAATATGTAAGGTTATCGCCTTATGGACAAATTGTGGACTTACCTTCAGTGGATCGTTTTGAAATTGGAAAGTCCATATATCCTTATACTTGGGATAAACCAAACCCTAATTCTTTTACCGAGTTAGAAGAAAGAACAATCAGGTCGTATACTGGCCGGTATTTGTTTAATGGTCAAGATGAAGAAATCCGAGCAAGGACTTATGAAAATAGATTAGAAGATACAAATTTATTTTTAGATGATTTGTTAAATACGAAGGCCTTTCTTTCTAAACCCATGTCGGCACTTCGTAAAACTTTGTTTGGTGACTTAAAACGATTTGAAAAAGGAAATCAAATTGTATTCTTTGATATTGGGCCAGCTTTAAATCACCCAGAATATCCCGGTGTTACCTCTCTTGCCGTTGCAAAACACTTTTCTGGAATGGAAGTCGTATTATGGGAGTTACCCGGAGAAGTAGATTTATTTTTAAAGAAAGTAAAACCAGAATTAAAAGATAGGCTTTATTCATTCCCGAACATTCGTATCCTTTCTGGAGATGGAGTGGGTGAGTTCCAATCGGTTTATGCAGATCCAAAGAATTGGATCCTTAGAAATCGACCGATTCCTAATCTAAAAGGAAAAACCATTATCATTCGTGCAGCAAACTCCATTGATATCTATGAGCCTTATACAAAAATCCTTCCCCATTTCCTAAACATTGGAAGCGAACTCAAAGCAAACCCGATCCTTTATTTTTTCAACAGAAGTATTCTCTTAAAACCAGCTGGAAAAGAAAAATTCATTCTAATCGGGAACCAATCCATCAGAGGATTCCACCATAATTTTCAAAGTTTGGATCGTAATGGAGAGCCACCGTATTCCATCCTTCCGTTTACTGTCAGTGAGGAAGTAAACCAATGA